Within the Hypericibacter adhaerens genome, the region AACCTCTTCGCCAGATCCTCGGTGTGCCAGCCCGACGCCTGGTCCGAGAAGGCGTCGTAAAGTCCGTCATGCAACATGGAGTCGATGAGCTGGCCGTCGCCCATGCGATGGCCCCAGCGTCCCTGCGGGATGAGGTAGGGCGCGCGGTCCATGTTCTCCATGCCGCCGGCGACGGCGCTGTCGATGGCCTCGAGCCAGATCTCCTGCGCCGCCGAGACGATGGCCTGGGCACCCGAGCCGCAGACGCGATTGACCGTCAGGGCGGGCACCGTCACCGGGAGCCCGGCATGGATCGCCGCCTGGCGCGCCGGGTTCATCTTGGCGCCGGCCTGCACCACCTGGCCCATCACGACGGTGTCGACGGCGCCGGGCTCGACCCGGGCCCGCTCGATCGCGGCCTTGATCGCGATGCTGCCCAGATCAGGGGCGGGGAGGCCCTTCAGGCTACCGCCGAAGCTGCCGATCGCGGTCCGGACGGGCTCGAGAAAAACGACGGAAGGACGGGTTGCCATGGCGATCATCTCCTTGTCGCGGGTCGAGGGGTTTCGTTCCGAATCAACCGGCTCTGGACCGTGACCGCCGCCATCGCGGCGCCCGGGTGCGGGCGGTCGATTGACTTAGGCGTATATGCGCCTATATTAGGCGCATATACGCATAAAGCAAGCGAGGGTTCCATGACCGCGATCCTGGTGGACGGGTATCCCAAGGCCGATCTCTGCAACTGCCTCGCCCTGCGCCAGGCGGCGCGGCATGTGACGCAGTTCTATGACCAGTTCCTGGTGCCGACCGGCCTGCGCATCAGCCAGTTCGGGATCCTCGCCAAGCTCCGGCGCATCGGCCCGATGACGATCAACGCGCTGGCGCGCGATCTGGTGCTGGATCGCACCACGCTCGGCCGCAACATCCTCCCGCTCGAGCGCGAGGGCCTGATCGAGATCAAGAAGAGCCGCACCGACCGGCGCAGCAAGGAGCTGCATCTGACCGAGCGCGGCCGCGAGCGGCTGCGCGCCGCGGTCGAGGGCTGGGTCAAGGCGCAGGAGCAGTTCGAGGCGAAGTTCGGCGATGCGCGCAGCGCGGAGCTGCGCGGGATGCTGCGCTCCATCACCGCCCAGGATCTCGGCGTCGACGGGGACGCCGAGGTCGAGATCTGACGGCTCCGGCCACGCAAACCCTCGCGGGAGACATCGTCATGACGACCGTTGTTGCCGATCGGGCCGTGGTCGCCACACCCGGCAAGGGAGGCCCGGCCAAGGGCGGGCTCAAGCGGCGGCTCCGGCGCGCTTTGCCGCTCGGCCTGGGGCTGCTGATCGCCGCCGGCGCTGCCTGGTACGGTTACGACTGGTGGCGCGAGGGTCGCTTCATCGAGACCACCGACGATGCCTATGTCGGCGGCGACGTGACGGTGATCGCGCCCAAGGTCTCGGGGCTCATCCAGCAGGTGGCGGTCACCGACAACCAGGTCGTGCATCAGGGCGACCTGCTGGTGAAGCTCGACGATCGCGACTATCGGGCGGCGCTGGCCAAGGCGGAGGCGGCCGTCGCGGCCGAGCAGGCGACGCTCGCCAATCTCGACGCCACCCGCCGCCTGCAGGAGGCGGTAATCGCGCAGACCGCGGCTGAGATCGCCGCGGTCGATGCCGAGATCGTGCGGGCCCGCGACGATCAGAGCCGCTATCAGAAACTGCTGGCCACCTCCGACGCCTCGACCCAGCGCTTCCAGCAGGCCGATGCGGATTACAAGTCGGCGGTCGCCAACGGCCAGAAGGCGCGCGCCGCCCTCGACGCCGCCCAGCGCCAGCTCGACGTGATCGAGACGCAGAAGCAGCAGGCCGAGGCGGCGCTGGCCGAGGCCGTCGCCGAGCGCGACCTCGCCGCCCTCGATGTCGGCTATACCGAGCTGCGCGCGCCCATCGACGGCGTGATCGGCAACCGCGCCGCGCGCGACGGCGCCTATGCCACGATCGGCGCGCGGCTGCTGGCCGTGGTGCCGGCGGAGGGCCTCTGGGTCGACGCCAATTTCAAGGAGAGCCAGCTCGCCCGGATGCAGCCGGGCCTGGAAGCGACCATCGAGGCGGACGTGCTGCCGGGCCGCCGGTTCCATGGCCATGTGGTGAGCCTGGCGCCGGCGACCGGCGCCACCTTCAGCGTGCTGCCGCCCGAGAACGCCACCGGCAACTTCACCAAGATCGTGCAGCGCGTGCCGGTGCGCATCCTGCTCGACGGCGACGCCTCGGTGCTGGGGCTGCTGCGCCCCGGCCTCTCGGTCACGGTCGCGGTCGATCTGCGACCCACAAACGGCAATCCGAACGACCGAGCCGCGCCGTGAGCGCCTTGTCGCGGGCGTTGGGCGGCTCCGTCACCGATCCGGCCCTTCTCCCGCTGCCGGCGAAGGTCTTCGCCTTCGCCACGATGGCCGTCGGCTTCTTCATCGCGCTTCTCGACATCCAGATCGTCTCGGCCTCGCTCGCCGATATCGGCGGCGGGCTCTCGGCCAGCCCCGACGAGGTCTCCTGGGTCCAGATCAGCTATCTGATCGCCGAGATCATCGTGATCCCGCTGTCGGGCTGGCTGTCGCGGGTGATGTCGACGCGCTGGCTCTTCAGCATCTCGGCCATCGGCTTCACGCTGACGAGCCTGCTCTGCGGCTGGGCCTGGAACATCGAGAGCATGATCGTCTTCCGCGCGGCTCAGGGTTTTCTCGGCGGCTCGATGATCCCGACGGTCTTCACCGTCGCCTTCATCTATTTCAGCGGCCATCAGCGCGTGATCGCGGCGGCCGTGATCGGTGCCTTGGCCTCGCTGGCGCCGACGCTGGGTCCCACGGTCGGCGGCTGGATCACGGACAGCTATTCCTGGCATTGGCTCTTCTTCGTCAACCTGCTGCCGGGCTTCTTCATCGCCGTGATGGTGCCGATCCTGGTCAAGGTCGACCGGCCGAACCTCTCGCTGCTCAAGGGCGCCGACTATCCGGGTATGGTGCTGATGGCGGTCTTCCTCGGCTGCATCGCCTATACGCTGGAGGAGGGGCCGCGCTGGAACTGGTTCGAGGACGACACCATCCGCACCACCGCCTGGACCGCGGCGATCTCGGGCATCGCCTTCATCTGGCGCAGCCTCGTCTTCGCCAACCCGGTCGTGGATCTGCGCGCGCTCAAGAGCCGGAACTTCGCGCTGGGCTGCTTCTTCTCCTTCGTGACCGGCGTCGGTATCTTCGCCACCATCTACCTGACGCCGATCTTCCTCGCCCATGTGCGGGGCTTCAGCGCGCTGCAGATCGGGCTCGCCGTGTTCTCGACCGGCATCTTCCAGATCCTGGGGATCCCGATCTATACCTTCTGCGCCCGGCGCTTCGACCTGCGCTGGCTCATGATGGTCGGGCTCGCCGGCTTCGCCCTCTCCATGTGGAACTTCACGCCCATCACCCATGACTGGGGCTGGCGCGAGCTCCTGCTGCCGCAGGCCTTCCGCGGCTTCGCCCAGCAGTTCGCCGTGGCGCCGACCGTGACGCTCACGCTGGGCTCGCTGGCGCCCGAGCGCCTCAAGCTCGCTTCGGGCCTCTTCAACCTGATGCGCAACCTGGGCGGCGCCATCGGCATCGCCGGCTGCGCCACCATCCTCAACGACCGCACCAACCTGCATTTCCTGCGGCTGGCGGATCACCTCAACGCCGCCAACGCGGCGCTCGGTGAGCTAACGGACCGGGTCGCCGTTCTCTATACGGATGCGATGGGCGGCGACGTGGTGAGCGGCCAGACGGCAGCGCTCAAGCAGCTCTGGGCGCTGACCTATCGCGAGGCGCAGGTGCAGACCTTCGCCGACGCCTTCTGGATCATCTTTATCTGCTTCGTGATCGCGACCGCGATGGTGCCGTTGATGCGCAAGGTGGCGCCCCCGAAGGCGCCGACGGCGGATGCGCATTGAAGGCGAGGTTGACCCCTTCCCCCGCACGGTGGGGGAAGGTCAGGAAGGGGGCTGCTCGGTTTCTGATAGCGCGCAGCCTCCTCCCTCACCCTCCCCCGTAAGACGGGGGAGGGGAGATTTCTAGTTACCTCATTGGCGCGAGGGCGCCTCACGCCCCGTAGCCGATGATGCCCTTCACTTCCAGGAAGTCGTGGATGCCCCAGTCGGCATATTCGCGGCCGTTGCCGGACTGCTTGTAGCCGCCGAAGGGGGCGAAGGTGTCCCAGGCGGGATAGTTGATCTTGACCTGCCCGGCCCGGATCTGGCGCGCCACCTTGCGGGCATGGTCGATGTTCTTCGATTCCACGTTGGCCGAGAGGCCGTAGACCGTGTCGTTGGCGATCTCGATCGCCTGCGCCTCGCTGTCATAAGGCATGATCGCGATCACCGGCCCGAAGATCTCCTCGCGCGCGATCGTCATCTCGTT harbors:
- a CDS encoding HlyD family secretion protein, producing the protein MTTVVADRAVVATPGKGGPAKGGLKRRLRRALPLGLGLLIAAGAAWYGYDWWREGRFIETTDDAYVGGDVTVIAPKVSGLIQQVAVTDNQVVHQGDLLVKLDDRDYRAALAKAEAAVAAEQATLANLDATRRLQEAVIAQTAAEIAAVDAEIVRARDDQSRYQKLLATSDASTQRFQQADADYKSAVANGQKARAALDAAQRQLDVIETQKQQAEAALAEAVAERDLAALDVGYTELRAPIDGVIGNRAARDGAYATIGARLLAVVPAEGLWVDANFKESQLARMQPGLEATIEADVLPGRRFHGHVVSLAPATGATFSVLPPENATGNFTKIVQRVPVRILLDGDASVLGLLRPGLSVTVAVDLRPTNGNPNDRAAP
- a CDS encoding MarR family winged helix-turn-helix transcriptional regulator, producing the protein MTAILVDGYPKADLCNCLALRQAARHVTQFYDQFLVPTGLRISQFGILAKLRRIGPMTINALARDLVLDRTTLGRNILPLEREGLIEIKKSRTDRRSKELHLTERGRERLRAAVEGWVKAQEQFEAKFGDARSAELRGMLRSITAQDLGVDGDAEVEI
- a CDS encoding DHA2 family efflux MFS transporter permease subunit, encoding MSALSRALGGSVTDPALLPLPAKVFAFATMAVGFFIALLDIQIVSASLADIGGGLSASPDEVSWVQISYLIAEIIVIPLSGWLSRVMSTRWLFSISAIGFTLTSLLCGWAWNIESMIVFRAAQGFLGGSMIPTVFTVAFIYFSGHQRVIAAAVIGALASLAPTLGPTVGGWITDSYSWHWLFFVNLLPGFFIAVMVPILVKVDRPNLSLLKGADYPGMVLMAVFLGCIAYTLEEGPRWNWFEDDTIRTTAWTAAISGIAFIWRSLVFANPVVDLRALKSRNFALGCFFSFVTGVGIFATIYLTPIFLAHVRGFSALQIGLAVFSTGIFQILGIPIYTFCARRFDLRWLMMVGLAGFALSMWNFTPITHDWGWRELLLPQAFRGFAQQFAVAPTVTLTLGSLAPERLKLASGLFNLMRNLGGAIGIAGCATILNDRTNLHFLRLADHLNAANAALGELTDRVAVLYTDAMGGDVVSGQTAALKQLWALTYREAQVQTFADAFWIIFICFVIATAMVPLMRKVAPPKAPTADAH